A single Candidatus Ozemobacteraceae bacterium DNA region contains:
- a CDS encoding heavy metal-associated domain-containing protein, translated as MKISWTIAKIKCEGCVENVAKALLLVDDIGGVEVDLAGKSVTFEAADQAAADAAKRALTLAGYPPKE; from the coding sequence ATGAAAATATCTTGGACCATCGCAAAGATCAAATGTGAGGGCTGTGTCGAAAATGTCGCGAAAGCGCTTCTGCTCGTGGATGATATTGGCGGCGTCGAAGTTGACCTGGCCGGAAAATCCGTTACGTTCGAAGCGGCCGACCAAGCCGCCGCAGACGCGGCGAAGCGGGCCCTGACCCTGGCGGGGTATCCTCCGAAGGAATGA